A stretch of the Malus sylvestris chromosome 10, drMalSylv7.2, whole genome shotgun sequence genome encodes the following:
- the LOC126585743 gene encoding E3 ubiquitin-protein ligase At1g63170-like isoform X1: MLSSNQYQPSASDASSPLLGHSLADNIVRSRRLIRRPPHPLRGAARFLRRASSRRMMLREPSVRVREAAAEQVEDRQSDWAYSRPIIVLDLLWNAGLLGIAVGVLSLSWKEEPSVPLRTWIGGYAFQCLVHMVCVVVECKRRRRGGQAAAGAEASSAWESSSGSGSDDAEDYGVEQSTDYTATSVAKNLESANTVFSFIWWILGFYWVTAGGENLTQESPQLYWICITFLALDVVFVVICVVLASLVGIAVCFCLPCIIAILYVVTDQEGATKEEIDRLPKYKFRKIPDFDKVSGEIQESFGGVMTECDTTTPTEHVLSPEDAECCICLCAYEDGTELRELPCCHHFHCTCIDKWLQINATCPLCKFNILKSVSQSSSEEV; encoded by the exons atgttGAGCTCAAACCAGTACCAACCCTCTGCCTCCGACGCCTCGTCGCCGCTTTTAGGCCACTCCCTCGCCGACAACATCGTCCGGAGCCGGAGACTCATACGTCGGCCGCCGCATCCTCTCCGTGGCGCAGCTCGGTTCTTGCGACGCGCGAGCAGCCGCCGGATGATGCTGCGAGAGCCGTCGGTTAGAGTCCGTGAGGCCGCGGCGGAGCAGGTGGAGGATCGCCAGAGCGACTGGGCCTACTCCCGGCCGATTATCGTTTTGGACCTATTGTGGAACGCTGGGCTCCTGGGAATTGCCGTCGGGGTGCTGTCGCTGAGCTGGAAAGAGGAGCCTTCCGTCCCTTTGAGGACTTGGATTGGCGGTTACGCGTTTCAGTGCCTGGTGCATATGGTCTGCGTGGTCGTGGAGTGCAAGCGGAGGAGGCGCGGAGGTCAAGCGGCTGCGGGGGCGGAAGCGAGTTCTGCGTGGGAAAGTTCATCTGGGTCTGGGAGTGATGATGCTGAGGACTATGGAGTTGAGCAGAGCACAGATTACACTGCCACCag TGTTGCAAAGAATTTGGAGTCTGCGAATACGGTATTTTCGTTTATCTGGTGGATTCTTGGGTTCTACTGGGTGACTGCTGGCGGTGAAAATTTGACACAGGAATCTCCCCAGTTATACTG GATATGTATCACTTTTCTTGCTTTGGATGTTGTTTTCGTAGTCATCTGCGTTGTTCTTGCTTCTCTCGTTGGTATTGCCGTTTGCTTCTGTCTCCCCTGCATCATTGCCATCTTGTATGTTGTGACAGATCAG GAAGGAGCAACAAAGGAAGAGATCGATCGTTTGCCAAAGTACAAGTTCCGCAAGATACCTGATTTTGACAAAGTTAGTGGTGAGATCCAAGAATCTTTTGGAGGAGTAATGACTGAATGCGACACTACTACACCTACCGAACATGTTCTCTCCCCAGAGGATGCT GAATGTTGCATCTGCCTTTGTGCCTACGAAGATGGAACTGAACTGCGTGAACTTCCTTGCTGTCACCACTTTCACTGCACCTGCATAGACAAATGGTTACAGATCAATGCCACCTGCCCACTCTGCAAGTTCAACATTTTGAAGTCCGTTAGCCAAAGCAGTAGCGAAGAAGTATAA
- the LOC126585741 gene encoding apoptosis inhibitor 5-like protein API5, producing the protein MADPSGEANHIEKLYEFGERLNESKDKSQNVKDYQGIINAAKTSVKAKQLAAQLIPRFFKFFPELSQPAIDTHLDLIEEEELGVRVQAIRGLPLFCKDTPEHIAKIVDILVQLLASEEFVERDAVHKALMALLRQDVKASLTALFKHIGSVDEPSTDEFIREKVLSFIRDKVFPIKAELLKPQEEMERHITDLVKKSLEDVTGAEFRMFMDFLKSLSIFGEKAPAERMKELIGIIEGQADLDAQFNVSDADHIDRLISCLFMALPFVVRGASSSKFLNYLDKHILPVSDKLPDERRLDLLKALAEVSPFTAPQDSRQILPSVVQLLKKNMPRRKTGDEFNFTYVECLLYTFHHLAHKVPNATNSLCGYKIVTGQPSDRLGEDFSEQYKEFTERLSYVEELTRATMKKLTQGMAEKNKAMAAAKSDEAKDAIKTEKQNTTTGLRTCNNILAMTKTLHSKTPSFIGDKSINLSWKEATKPAVPSSTPVAGAKRPANFSNGSGNMPSKKGRGGGLQNQLVNRAFEGLSQGGRSGGRSGGGGRSRGRGWGGRGRGRGYR; encoded by the exons ATGGCTGACCCCTCCGGCGAGGCCAATCACATCGAGAAGCTTTACGAGTTCGGCGAACGACTGAACGAGTCCAAGGACAAGTCCCAG aatgttaaggattaccAGGGGATTATCAATGCGGCCAAGACCAGTGTCAAGGCCAAGCAGCTGGCTGCCCAGCTTATTCCGAGGTTCTTCAAGTTCTTCCCCGAACTTTCGCAGCCCGCCATCGACACGCACCTCGATTTGATTGAAGAAGAAGAGCTCGGG GTACGAGTCCAAGCTATTCGGGGCCTTCCCTTGTTCTGTAAGGATACGCCTGAACATATTGCGAAAATTGTAGACATTCTTGTGCAGCTCCTTGCATctg AGGAATTTGTGGAGCGTGATGCTGTGCATAAAGCACTTATGGCTCTTTTGAGGCAAGATGTTAAAG CTTCTTTGACAGCATTATTCAAGCACATTGGGAGTGTTGATGAACCAAGCACAGATGAGTTCATTCGGGAGAAGGTTTTAAGCTTCATTAGAGATAAG GTATTTCCTATTAAAGCTGAACTTTTGAAGCCTCAGGAAGAAATGGAAAGGCATATTACTGATTTGGTAAAAAAG AGTCTGGAAGATGTGACTGGTGCAGAGTTTAGAATGTTTATGGACTTCTTAAAAAGTTTGAGCATATTTGGGGAGAAAGCGCCTGCTGAACGCATGAAAGAACTTATTGGAATTATTGAAGGACAAGCTGATTTAGATGCCCAATTCAAT GTTTCAGATGCTGATCATATTGATAGGTTGATATCCTGCCTATTCATGGCTCTGCCATTTGTTGTG AGGGGTGCGTCAAGCAGCAAATTCCTAAATTATCTGGACAAACACATCCTTCCGGTTTCGGACAAG ctTCCTGATGAAAGAAGGCTAGATTTGCTCAAAGCCCTTGCAGAAGTTTCACCTTTCACAGCACCACAAGATTCTCGTCAGATCCTTCCTTCTGTTGTTCAGCTGTTAAAg AAAAACATGCCTCGGAGAAAGACTGGAGATGAGTTTAACTTCACTTACGTAGAGTGCTTATTGTACACATTCCACCATCTTGCTCACAAG GTTCCTAATGCTACTAACAGTCTATGCGGTTACAAGATAGTGACTGGGCAACCATCAGATAGACTTGGTGAGGACTTTTCAGAGCAATATAAGGAGTTTACTGAGAG GTTGAGTTATGTTGAGGAGCTAACTAGGGCCACCATGAAGAAATTAACACAGGGAATGGCTGAAAAGAACAAAGCGATGGCAGCTGCAAAATCTGATGAAGCAAAGGATGCCATT AAAACTGAAAAGCAGAATACTACAACTGGGTTGCGAACCTGCAATAACATATTGGCAATGACAAAG ACTCTACATTCAAAAACACCCTCATTCATTGGAGACAAGAGCATCAACCTGTCTTGGAAAGAAGCAACAAAACCCGCTGTGCCCTCTAGCACACCTGTTGCAGG AGCAAAAAGACCTGCTAATTTTTCCAATGGATCCGGAAATATGCCTTCAAAAAAGGGGCGTGGCGGCGGATTACAAAATCAACTTGTTAATAGAGCATTTGAAGGTTTATCTCAAGGTGGAAGAAGCGGGGGAAGGAGCGGTGGTGGTGGAAGGAGCAGAGGCAGAGGGTGGGGTGGCCGTGGAAGGGGAAGGGGTTACAGATAG
- the LOC126584196 gene encoding uncharacterized protein LOC126584196 — protein sequence MRRASRIFTLPASNLIGHSSASTGALHKHSFTTLTLQQNRQNPQQQSFPGGFLKWGSLGFLRALSFAAGFNPLKAKPLDSIIDVERVKDRSAEDIASAWDDFHLGRGHIGASMNAKLYHLLEHRAADCRYFVIPLWRGNGYTTMFAQVQMPHMVFTGLEDYKARGTQASPYFAVTYYNEFAESKDMVLIRGDVVLPSKLTDSEAKWLVETTQSFYLNDMRYKLVERFNKQTHDFEFKDVLQALEMPIL from the exons ATGCGAAGAGCTTCCAGGATCTTTACGCTTCCAGCTTCAAACCTCATCGGCCATTCTTCTGCTTCTACTGGCGCTTTGCACAAACACTCCTTCACAACTCTGACCCTGCAACAAAATCGCCAAAACCCACAACAGCAATCGTTTCCGGGAGGATTTCTGAAATGGGGTTCGCTGGGTTTCTTGAGGGCTTTGAGTTTTGCTGCTGGGTTCAATCCCTTGAAGGCTAAGCCGTTGGATTCCATTATTGATGTCGAGAGGGTGAAAGATCGCTCGGCCGAGGACATCGCTTCGGCTTGGGACGAT TTTCACCTGGGAAGAGGTCATATCGGTGCATCCatgaatgcaaaactatatCACCTGTTGGAGCATAGAGCGGCAGATTG CCGGTATTTTGTCATTCCCTTGTGGAGAGGAAATGGTTATACCACAATGTTTGCTCAAG TACAGATGCCACACATGGTTTTCACTGGTCTTGAAGATTACAAGGCGAGGGGAACTCAAGCTTCTCCCTACTTCGCTGTGACTTACTACAACGAATTTGCAGAAAGCAAGGACATGGTGCTTATTCGAGGGGATGTCGTACTCCCCAGCAAACTCACTGACTCGGAGGCAAAATGGCTTGTGGAGACCACCCAATCATTTTATTTGAACGACATGAGGTATAAGCTGGTCGAACGGttcaacaaacaaacacacGATTTTGAGTTCAAGGATGTCTTGCAAGCATTAGAAATGCCGATTCTGTGA